Proteins from a genomic interval of Salmo salar chromosome ssa14, Ssal_v3.1, whole genome shotgun sequence:
- the LOC106569036 gene encoding centrosome and spindle pole-associated protein 1, with protein sequence MTKDHKTYDHTLKENIPPFKSFTAQGKEESCCLSLPLGKDYERKKQKLHQELRLDYRHFMAQEQIAFLRAPPDLPDVHCSPRPPVHPKRVPSRRETAMLTEGKRGLHRGGHFLVEGSRMEGLRPEDELLLPREARLVRVDYDSEEDLTEEDLDLIERRRLRQTGSERAEERRRLRRHYKTDFRDISRLRDRRVELPDDYTETSHYADRKETNGSVVPDEDYLEARWGTSSLTPKAKLQVPAGMRPNGRSRSSTKKDEPEFATGLMIGAADADAALQRRKERYRQELQEQIAEQQRNKKREKDLELRVAVTGLTDLEKQADWIKPLGAVNGGDHARKRKDSFYPPGQAVDVPGDELNRKPSEENRERLPPEQPRMAFQSPLLEYSHALGLSSRGISPYSQAIHRSMDTPRIPGFFPHPPSTLADAHRSPYDKVYLYHGARNPLDPNLANYGQIPLTGGGQPVSYLSLPPAGPHPSQTQHSPPSQHRGSSHPEPPPHRPASDAAFLGSGIGGFPAEQIKPSKQCVLSYKEALRQQIQDRQERRRLDREERDRYEAKLEADMKNHDPWGRGGGGAPLRDSRGNLITDLHQMHKHNEEAYINPETWQKMATATVTVLREEDTRPPSTHRVSGFVQAPLFARGSVFGNRPTPQQVHEQDKHKAYLKQQIEEKRKKEAEERESQRLEEEKEEKRLAEQRERIQREYEEEQDRKKRKEMEQKAKNEQLIRLAEERKKEVERKKKEAEEKENSALRKQYEKERQARLEEVPREPSPPIPTLQKRYQAPQYTPRPPSMDSRRSTAVSLSERSLSGLQSPPVPARWNQLRAAEDQRGVISELSVLRRQLRSEQKRLEVQLLQSEWEELDSPMSDRLTDTVSRLRDRERPQVDVFDMARLQLQAPVRRPSSRNTEPNYLHRIHDSLQLRYRDVDSREEEGHGYCEPPRDRAGQRVDIQRRADYRVQQRRINSLREPVDDCFDLSPPQQQNHYLRNAVGDHMKGSLLESDSAFIDPMGEAFPVPPTPEPQLSARERRRLAKRADLHNERVCSREPVGQPETYSHQSEASLNTEQHGRRHNHHRTKRLPAMSHYGLGTADLSSDEDASPQVSPRAPEPRGSVDMVAMEPWIRPGTSETLKRLMTGQTPRRERLTSRESAIQD encoded by the exons atg ACAAAAGATCACAAGACCTATGACCACACACTCAAGGAAAATATCCCTCCATTTAAGTCGTTCACGGCACAAGGGAAAG AGGAGAGTTGTTGTCTAAGTTTACCTTTGGGTAAAGACTATGAGAGGAAGAAACAGAAGTTACATCAAGAGCTCCGTCTGGACTACAGACACTTCATGGCTCAG GAGCAGATTGCCTTTCTCAGAGCTCCTCCAGACCTCCCTGATGTTCACTGCAGCCCCAGACCCCCGGTGCACCCTAAGAGGGTCCCCTCTAGGAGAGAGACAGCCATGCTGACCGAAGGCAAGAGGGGGCTGCACAGGGGAGGACACTTCCTGGTGGAGGGCAGTAGGATGGAGGGCCTGAGGCCTGAGGATGAGCTGCTCCTTCCTAGAGAGGCCAGGCTGGTGAGAGTAGACTATGACTCTGAGGAGGACCTCACAGAGGAAGATCTGGATCttatagagaggaggaggctCAGACAGACTGGGTctgagagagcagaagagaggaggcggTTAAGAAGACACTACAAAACGGACTTCAG GGACATATCAAGGCTCAGGGACAGGAGAGTTGAGCTGCCTGACGACTACACAGAGACGAGTCATTATGCAGACAGGAAGGAGACTAACGGGTCTGTTGTTCCCGATGAGGATTACTTAGAGGCACGCTGGGGGACATCATCTCTAACCCCCAAAGCCAA GCTGCAGGTACCAGCAGGGATGAGACCCAATGGAAGATCCAGATCCTCTACCAAGAAGGACGAGCCTGAATTTGCTACCGGACTAATGATTG GGGCTGCAGATGCAGATGCTGCCTtgcagagaaggaaggagaggtacAGGCAGGAGCTGCAGGAGCAGATAGCTGAACAGCAGAGGAATAAGAAAAG AGAGAAGGATTTGGAGCTCAGAGTTGCTGTGACAGGGTTGACTGACCTGGAGAAACAGGCAGATTGGATCAAACCACTTGGAGCAGTGAATGGTGGCGACCATGCCAGAAAGAGAAAAGACAGCTTTTACCCACCAGGCCAAGCTGTGGACGTACCAGGTGATGAGTTAAATAGAAAACCCAGTGAGGAGAACCGAGAGAGGCTTCCCCCTGAGCAGCCCCGCATGGCCTTCCAGTCCCCCCTGCTGGAGTACAGCCACGCCCTGGGCCTCAGCAGTAGAGGCATCTCCCCTTACAGCCAGGCCATTCACAGGAGCATGGACACCCCCAG GATTCCAGGTTTCTTTCCTCATCCACCATCCACATTGGCAGATGCACATAGAAGTCCCTATGACAAGGTCTACCTCTACCATGGCGCAAGGAATCCACTGGACCCTAACCTGGCCAACT ATGGTCAGATCCCGCTGACAGGAGGGGGGCAGCCTGTGTCCTACCTGAGCCTTCCTCCTGCAGGGCCTCACCCCAGCCAGACACAGCACAGCCCTCCCAGTCAGCACAGAGGGAGCAGCCATCCAGAGCCCCCTCCACA CAGACCTGCCAGTGACGCTGCTTTCTTGGGTTCAGGGATTGGAGGATTTCCCGCCGAGCAGATCAAGCCATCTAAACAGTGTGTGTTAAGTTACAAGGAGGCACTGAGACAACAG ATCCAGGATAGACAGGAGCGGCGGAGgctggacagggaggagagggatcgCTATGAGGCCAAGCTGGAGGCAGACATGAAGAACCACGAcccctgggggagagggggaggaggagcacCCCTCAGAGACAGCAGGGGCAACCTCATCA CCGATCTGCACCAGATGCACAAGCATAATGAGGAGGCCTACATCAACCCTGAGACATGGCAGAAGATGGCGACAGCCACCGTGACAGTACTCCGAGAGGAGGACACTCGACCTCCCTCCACCCACAGAGTCTCAG GTTTTGTTCAGGCTCCTTTGTTTGCCAGAGGCAGTGTTTTTGGTAACCGGCCCACACCACAGCAAGTCCACGAACAGGACAAGCACAAGGCTTACCTCAAACAACAG ATTGAAGAGAAGCGTaagaaggaggcagaggagagagagagccagaggctggaggaggagaaggaggagaagaggctGGCTGAGCAGAGGGAACGCATCCAGAGAGAGTATGAAGAAGAACAGGACAGGAAGAAACGCAAGGAGATGGAG CAAAAAGCCAAGAATGAGCAGCTGATCCGTCTGGCTGAGGAGCGAAAGAAAGAGGTGGAGAGGAAGAAGAAAGaggcagaggagaaggagaactCTGCCCTGAGGAAGCAGtatgagaaggagagacaggcACGTCTAGAGGAG GTACCAAGGGAGCCGTCTCCCCCCATCCCCACCCTCCAGAAGAGGTATCAGGCTCCCCAGTACACCCCCAGACCTCCGTCCATGGACAGCCGTCGCTCTActgctgtctccctgtct GAGCGTTCTCTATCAGGGCTCCAGTCCCCTCCAGTCCCAGCCCGCTGGAACCAGCTGAGAGCTGCCG AAGACCAGCGGGGTGTGATCAGTGAACTGTCGGTGCTGCGCAGACAGCTGCGTAGCGAGCAGAAACGTCTGGAGGTCCAGCTGCTGCAGTCAGAGTGGGAGGAGCTGGACTCACCTATGAGTGACAG GCTGACCGATACTGTGTCCAGGCTCAGGGACAGGGAGCGGCCCCAGGTGGATGTGTTTGACATGGCCAGACTGCAGCTGCAGGCCCCTGTCAGGAGACCCTCCTCCAGGAACACAGAGCCCAACTACCTGCATAGGATCCATGACTCGCTACAGCTCCGATACAGAG ATGTTGATTCCAGAGAGGAGGAAGGTCATGGTTACTGTGAGCCCCCTAGGGACAGAGCTGGACAGAGGGTGGACATCCAGAGACGGGCTGATTACAGGGTGCAGCAGCGCAGGATCAACAGCCTGAGAGAACCTGTTGACG ATTGTTTTGACCTGTCACCACCCCAGCAACAAAACCATTATTTG AGGAATGCAGTGGGGGATCATATGAAAGGTTCCTTGTTGGAGTCTGACAGTGCCTTCATTG ATCCCATGGGTGAAGCCTTTCCAGTGCCCCCCACACCTGAGCCCCAGCTCTcagccagggagaggaggaggctggCCAAGAGGGCAGACCTGCACAAT GAGCGGGTGTGCTCCAGAGAGCCTGTGGGCCAGCCAGAGACCTACTCCCACCAGTCAGAGGCCAGTCTCAACACTGAGCAGCATGGCAGACGGCATAACCACCACAGGACCAAGAGGCTGCCGGCTATGAGCCACTACGGCCTCGGAACAG CAGACCTGTCTAGCGATGAAGATGCGTCTCCGCAGGTTTCCCCTCGTGCCCCAGAACCCCGGGGCTCAGTGGATATGGTTGCCATGGAGCCATGGATCAGACCAGGCACCTCAGAGACTCTGAAGCGCTTAATGACCGGTCAGACCCCCCGAAGGGAGAGGCTGACCAGCAGAgagtctgccatccaggactag